AAAATAATCGTACTAGAAATTGGTTATCCTAACATTTCGGATAACCTTTTTCATTTCAATTAGAAGTTTTCGCAATTCTCACTTCTTTATCGTTTGCTTTCCTGCTATAATAAAAGAGGACGTTTAAAGAAAGTGGGGGTTTTACAATTGGATGAAAAATATTCACCAAAAGAAGCGATGATCTTTAGCCAGCGCATTGCTCAACTGTCTAAAGCTTTATGGAAAGCTGTAGAAAAAGATTGGCAACAATGGATTAAACCTTATGACTTGAATATTAATGAACACCATATTTTGTGGTTATCTTATCATCTGAAAGAGGCTACAATTTCGGATATATCGAAATTTGGTGTCATGCACGTATCGACTGCTTTCAACTTTTCAAAAAAATTAGAAGAACGTGGATACTTAAGTTTTTACAAATTAGAAGATGATCGCCGAAACACTTATGTTGCTGTAACGGCTGAAGGCGAAAAACTAATTTTAGAGATGAATCAAAGTTATTATGATACCGAACATAGAATACTTGATGGCTCACTGCCAATTAAGCAATTATACGGGAAATTTCCCGAATTTTTAGAAGTGATGGCTGTAGTTAAAAATATTTATGGTGAAGATTTTATGGAAATCTTCGAACGCGGCATTACCAATATTGAAAGTACATTCGATAGTGATAGTGGCGAATTGACATCCGCACGAAACTCGAGCTAATGAGAAAATGGGATTGGTTCTGTTTCAATCTGAATCACTTTATGCTATTATAACGAGTAGATGATTGAAGGGGAGGAAATACATTTGATCCTTGTAGTAACAGTTCTATTCTCATTATTTTACTTATATCAAATAAATAGAATGACATATATACTTTGCGCGACAAGGGAAATCCCCGAAGAAAAACAATCGAAAATATTTACGACTGTTAATATTCTCATTACAATATTAATGCTCTCATTTTTCGTTGAAGTCCTGTTAGCAGTTTAGAAAAAATGAAAAAGTCCAGTTTCCCCATGGGAAACCGGACTTTTTTCATTTTTACTTAATACAAGTATGCTGCACCGACAATAATTAATAAAATAAACAACACTACGATTAACGCAAAGCCTGAAGTACCTTGGTTGTATCCGCTCACGGGAGCACCCCCTCTCTCTCTTTATCGTATGCTCACCATTTACTGGTTCGTAGGCAAATAACCGTCGAAAGCTTTTTGTTTTAAGACTGAATTTATGATATAGTAACAACTGTTGCACATTACATTTAGGGGAGATTTCAAATGAGAAAAACAATGCTTGCACTCACATTAACCGCTTCCATCCTTGCACTTTCCGCATGTAGCGATAATAACGCTACTGATAACGAAGTAATCGCTACAACAAAAGCCGGAAGTGTAACAAAAGCTGATTTATACAACGAGATGAAGGGATCAGTTGGTGCTCAAGCTTTTGAAAATTTAATACTAAAAAAAGCAATCTCTAATGAATACGAAGTTTCAGATAAAGAATTAAAAGCAGCCATTAAGGAGCAAAAAGAAAGCTATGGTGAAAACTTTGAAGCGTTTCTTAAACAACAAAATTGGACAGAAGCGTTTTTTGAACAACAAGTTGAACTAAAAATGCTAAATGAAAAATTAATTGAGAGTTTAGATGAGATTACAGAAGAACAAATAAAAGCAGAATACGAGAAAATGAAAAAAGAAATTCACGCGCGTCATATTGTCGTTGACGATGAAAAAACCGCTAAAGAAGTCATTGCAAAATTAAAAGAAGACGGGGATTTCGCTGAACTTGCCAAAGAATACTCCACAGAAACTGTTGCGAAAGAAACTGGTGGAGACTTGGGATGGTTCGGCCCTGGAAAAATGGTGCAAGAGTTTGAAGATGCGGCATTTACCCTGCCAGAAAACGAACTGAGTGAGCCTGTTAAAACTAGCTTCGGCTATCATGTCATCGAGGTTACTGAGACACGTGATGTCGAGCTTACCGAGTCTTACGAAGAATTGAAACCTGGCATCGAAAACGGCCTTAAAAAACAGAAGTTTGAAGAAGCACTTGCAAATCTTGTAAGTAAAGTCGACGTCGACTTGAAAGACGAAACGTTTAAATCTGTATTAGAGGGCTGGCAAGGAACAGATAAATAGAATATCAAAAGGCTATCCTATGTGGATAGCCTTTTTTACGTACTTTTTCATTCAAATGTCGGTTTATAAAACGAACGATTATCCAATGGGAAGATTCGTTCAGAAAACTCCCCAGGTTTCGTCTTGCCAAGTGCACGGTCCAACATATTCATTTTCGCATCGATGTTATCAATGTAATGAAGGATTTCCGCTTCTTTTAACATCGGGCGTTTCGGGCTGCCCCATTCTTCTTTTCCGTGATGGGATAGCACCATATGTTGCAGCAACATGACTTCCTCTCCTGTAACTTCTAGCTCATCCGCCGCTTTCGAAATTTCATTGACCATAATAGAAATATGTCCAATTAGATTTCCTTCAAGCGTATATTGCGTCCCAATCGGACCAGATAGCTCAATCACTTTACCGATATCATGCAGAATAATTCCCGCGTATAATAAATCCTTATTCAACGATGGGTATAATTCAGCTAATGACTTTCCTAATTTCAACATGGATACGACGTGGTCGATTAACCCAGAAACATAGTCATGGTGATTTCGAGTCGCAGCTGGATATGTCAAAAACGCCGCTTCATGCTTCTTCAATAAATGACGCGTAATTCGTTGTATCTGTGGATTTTCCATTTCAAAGAAAAACGACATTAACTCTTCATACAACACTTCTTTACTTTTGGCAGCTGATGGAACTAAGTCAGAAATGGTCACATTTTCCGATTCTTTAATTGGGCGTATACTTTTAATACGCAATTGATTTTTCCCGCGATATTCATGAATATCCGCACCTACTTTTACGATTGTTGACGCTGGATATAATTTCATATGCTCATCCGTCGTGTCCCATAATTTCGCTTCTAAATCCCCGCTTTTGTCTTGTAAAATTAGGGTCATAAAAGGACTTCCTTGGGTCGTAACACCTTTAGTAGATTGCTTGATCAATAGATAAAGGTCTATTGTTTCGCCTACTTTATATTCGAGTAACTTCTTCATTAAACAACCGCCCCCTGTTCGTTTCCAATTTCTGAAACGTTAATTATTGTACCATCTACCCAATAATTTTTCATTTTTTCATGACAAGTAAAATAGATAAATTGATGTTGATGGGCAGAATCTACTAATTTCATCATACGCGAAA
The sequence above is drawn from the Sporosarcina sp. 6E9 genome and encodes:
- a CDS encoding HTH-type transcriptional regulator Hpr; protein product: MDEKYSPKEAMIFSQRIAQLSKALWKAVEKDWQQWIKPYDLNINEHHILWLSYHLKEATISDISKFGVMHVSTAFNFSKKLEERGYLSFYKLEDDRRNTYVAVTAEGEKLILEMNQSYYDTEHRILDGSLPIKQLYGKFPEFLEVMAVVKNIYGEDFMEIFERGITNIESTFDSDSGELTSARNSS
- the yhaM gene encoding 3'-5' exoribonuclease YhaM, with translation MKKLLEYKVGETIDLYLLIKQSTKGVTTQGSPFMTLILQDKSGDLEAKLWDTTDEHMKLYPASTIVKVGADIHEYRGKNQLRIKSIRPIKESENVTISDLVPSAAKSKEVLYEELMSFFFEMENPQIQRITRHLLKKHEAAFLTYPAATRNHHDYVSGLIDHVVSMLKLGKSLAELYPSLNKDLLYAGIILHDIGKVIELSGPIGTQYTLEGNLIGHISIMVNEISKAADELEVTGEEVMLLQHMVLSHHGKEEWGSPKRPMLKEAEILHYIDNIDAKMNMLDRALGKTKPGEFSERIFPLDNRSFYKPTFE
- a CDS encoding YjcZ family sporulation protein, whose protein sequence is MSGYNQGTSGFALIVVLFILLIIVGAAYLY
- a CDS encoding peptidylprolyl isomerase, with the protein product MRKTMLALTLTASILALSACSDNNATDNEVIATTKAGSVTKADLYNEMKGSVGAQAFENLILKKAISNEYEVSDKELKAAIKEQKESYGENFEAFLKQQNWTEAFFEQQVELKMLNEKLIESLDEITEEQIKAEYEKMKKEIHARHIVVDDEKTAKEVIAKLKEDGDFAELAKEYSTETVAKETGGDLGWFGPGKMVQEFEDAAFTLPENELSEPVKTSFGYHVIEVTETRDVELTESYEELKPGIENGLKKQKFEEALANLVSKVDVDLKDETFKSVLEGWQGTDK